The Solanum lycopersicum chromosome 8, SLM_r2.1 DNA segment AAGGTGCTAATGTGAACGGTAATGCTAAAGGTACTGCTGTTGGGGTTGCTCCGCTTGCTCACCTGGCAATGTATAAGGTCTGTCAATCGTTTGGTTGTGATGACAGTGACGTTCTAGCTGCAATGGATGCAGCTATTGATGATGGAGTAGATATCCTATCTATTTCCCTTGGTGGAAGTAGCAGGTCATTCTATCAAGACCCCATTGCACTCGGGGCGTACAGTGCAGCACAAAGAGGTATTCTCGTAAGTTGCTCTGCTGCTAATAATGGTCCATATGAAAGCACCTTATCAAACGATGCTCCGTGGATTATGACAGTTGGTGCAAGCACTCTTGACAGGAAACTCAAGGCCACTGTCACACTCGGAAACCAAAAGGTATTCGAGGGTGAATCAGCATTTCATCCAAATGATCACAATTCAGCATTTTCCCCTTTGTTTGATCCTTCACTGAATGCAACTGACTTTGATAGCCCTTATTGCGGAACTGGTACTCTGAATGACCCtgaaattaaaggaaaaattgttATATGCATGGTAGGGGGCGGTTATTCCATGACCCAACAAGGACAAGCTGTAAAGGATGCTGGAGGTGTTGGCATGATTGTCGTTAGTACCGCTGATTATGGTGTCACTATGTTTGTCGATGCTCACGTCCTTCCAGCTCTGTATATTACCTACAAAGACGGAATGGAAATTCTTGACTACATGAACAAAACATCAAAACCAACAGCAAAAATTTTGTTCCAAGGAACAATAATCGGAGATAAAGATGCTCCAGTGGTTGCTGCATTTTCTTCTCGTGGACCAAGCCTAGCTAGTCCTGGGATCTTGAAACCGGATATTATTGGTCCAGGGGTTAACATTCTTGCTGCTTGGCCTACCTCTGttgaaaacaaaacaaacacaAAGTCTACCTTCAACATTATATCGGGCACCTCCATGTCTTGTCCTCACCTCAGTGGAGTAGCAGCTTTGCTGAAAAGCTCACACCCCACTTGGTCCCCTTCGGCTATCAAATCAGCAATCATGACAACCGCTTACACAGTGAACTTCGCCAATGATCCCATTTTAGATGAAAGGCTCCTTCCGGCTAACATATTCGCTATTGGTGCAGGACATGTCAATCTATCAAGAGCTAATGATCCAGGACTAATCTACGACACCCCATTTAAGGACTACCTGCCTTACCTGTGTGGTTTAAATTACACAAATCGACAGGTGGGCAACCTCCTGCAACGCAAAGTGGATTGTAGGGAAGTGAAAAGCATTCCTGAAGCACAACTAAATTATCCTTCATTCTCCATCACACTCGGAGAAGTTTCTCAGACATATACAAGAACAGTGACTAACGTCGGGGAAGCTAAGTCATCTTACAGTGTGGAAGTAGCTTCACCACCCGGAATTTCCGTGACTGTCAAGCCTTCTACTCTGAAATTCTCCAAGTTGAACCAGAAGTTGAAATACAAAGTGACGTTTACGAAAAGAGTCAACAGAACAAATGGCGGTGTTATTGAAGGATTCTTGAAATGGACTAGTGAGAAGCACTCTGTAAGAAGTCCAATTGCTGTTGTGCTAGAGTCTACAATTGGTTTCTAGTTATGTGTTTCTTTCTACTGATTTTAGTTATTGAAACAATGTTTTATGTCAGTGATTCCAATAGAAGTTGTTGAATTATATGTGACAACAAGTTATTCACATTACATTTTCATCACTTGTACGAGTTTCACAATATCAAAATGTTTAAGTACTACATGAATTTGTACCAAAAAAAGAGCAGCTCAGTGCACTAAGCCCTCTCTGTGTGTGTGAGTGTATGGAAGGGACGGACCACAAGGATCTATTATACACAGTCTTATTATAGGGTGTATCATAGTGTGTACTGATTTACATTCAATAATGGGTGATGATCGACTAAGACAAAAAGACGGTGATCATAAAAGCTGAATCCGATCCCCTAAGGACTGTTTTGACAAGTAAAAGGTGTTAATAACAGTCATCATTCATCAACATGTAATGTTAGTAGCCCAATATTTAGTTAAACTAGTAGCTTTGCAAATGCAAATTTGTTCTTAATTAAGAAGATTGTTATGAGAATCAAGCTTTGGCGTATGGTCATTAATACTAATCATTATTAGGAAAATGTGCAATTATTATCAAACCGCGTACTAACTAACATTCTATAAAGGGTGATTTTTGATTAAGACAACAAGAAATGGTCACTAAAAATCATAATTGATAACTGATTTAACAAGCAAAAGATATTGAAAGCTTCTGGAGCGTGTTTGTCAAATCAAATTACCAGAATTAGAAGTTCTTAATCAAAACAATCACCATTGGCAATACCCCAAATATAGTTAAACTAACAGCTTTACAAGTGGACATTTGTGCTTAATTAAGAAGTAGTTTATGAGAATTAAGCTTTGTTACATGGTCATTAACACTAATTATTTCTAGGAAAATGTTCAATTAGACTAACTAATTCACATCAccatcttttcctttttattactTTCTTAATTGCTGATTCAACTTTAGTTCCTTAAACACACAATAATACTTTATTAAACAATCAAATATTTGAGAGGCCAAAGTACACTATAAATACTAGTAGTAGTCACAATGCAAAAAACATCAAACTCCACTTTCCTAAGTATACATTATTAGTTCAATATTTGCaacaatgaaaatattttttgttctttttttctctatacTTGCTTGTTTTTCATGTCATAGTATGCAGAGCGATTTGGAGACTTACATAGTTCAAGTCGAATCACCAGAAAGCCAAATTTCCACTCAACCGTCAAGAATGGATTTGGAGAGCTGGTACAAGTCTTTCATGCCAAAGACCATAGAAACCGCTAGCTCAGATGAAAAGCCACAGTTGATATATTCGTATCATAATGTTATCATAGGCTTTGCTGCTAGATTGTCAGCTAAGCAAGTGaaggaaatggagaagaaaCCAGGATTTATATTTGCGTGGCCTCAGAGGATATTGTCCTTGCACACTACTCATAGTCCGAGTTTTCTTGAATTGCAACAGAACGTTGGCTTGTGGAGCGATGACAACTATGGAGAAGGTGTGATTATTGGACTCTTCGACACCGGGATTACCCCTGACCATCCTTCATTTAGTGACGAAGGAATGCCTCCTCCACCTGCTAAATGGAAGGGAAAGTGTGATTCGAATTTCACTGGAAAGTGTAACAACAAGCTCATTGGTGCAAAGACTTACCCACTAAACAGTGAGTCACCAAAAGATGAGGCTGGACATGGCACACACACCTCGAGCACAGCTGCAGGAAATTTTGTGAAAGGTGCCAATGTGTATGGGAACGCTAAAGGCACTGCGGTTGGGATTGCCCCTCTTGCTCACCTGGCCATGTATAAGGTCTGTGATAATGATTGCTCGGAAAGTGCCATTTTAGCTGGCatggatgaagcaattgatgatGGAGTAGATATCATGTCCCTTTCCCTGGGTGGATCTAGCAGGCCATTCTATTATGATGTGATTGCACTCGGGGCATACAGTGCAGCAAAAAGAGGTATTCTTGTAAGTTGCTCTGCAGGTAATGGTGGTC contains these protein-coding regions:
- the LOC101259558 gene encoding subtilisin-like protease, which gives rise to MKIFFVIFGILGCFTWPSMQSDLETYIVQVESPESQISTQSSRMDLENWYKSFLPKTIATSSSGEKPRLIYSYHNVISGFAARLSAKQVKEMEKKPGFISAWPQRILSLHTTHTPSFLGLQQNVGLWRDANYGKGVIIGVIDTGIDPDHPSFSDKGMPPPPAKWKGKCESNFTKKCNNKLIGARTFPLGSDSPIDEAGHGTHTASTAAGGFVKGANVNGNAKGTAVGVAPLAHLAMYKVCQSFGCDDSDVLAAMDAAIDDGVDILSISLGGSSRSFYQDPIALGAYSAAQRGILVSCSAANNGPYESTLSNDAPWIMTVGASTLDRKLKATVTLGNQKVFEGESAFHPNDHNSAFSPLFDPSLNATDFDSPYCGTGTLNDPEIKGKIVICMVGGGYSMTQQGQAVKDAGGVGMIVVSTADYGVTMFVDAHVLPALYITYKDGMEILDYMNKTSKPTAKILFQGTIIGDKDAPVVAAFSSRGPSLASPGILKPDIIGPGVNILAAWPTSVENKTNTKSTFNIISGTSMSCPHLSGVAALLKSSHPTWSPSAIKSAIMTTAYTVNFANDPILDERLLPANIFAIGAGHVNLSRANDPGLIYDTPFKDYLPYLCGLNYTNRQVGNLLQRKVDCREVKSIPEAQLNYPSFSITLGEVSQTYTRTVTNVGEAKSSYSVEVASPPGISVTVKPSTLKFSKLNQKLKYKVTFTKRVNRTNGGVIEGFLKWTSEKHSVRSPIAVVLESTIGF